One genomic segment of Streptomyces sp. TLI_146 includes these proteins:
- the gatB gene encoding Asp-tRNA(Asn)/Glu-tRNA(Gln) amidotransferase subunit GatB gives MTVTELLSYDAALAAYDPVMGLEVHVELGTKTKMFCGCSTELGAEPNSQTCPTCLGLPGSLPVVNAIGVESAIKIGLALNCEIAEWCRFARKNYFYPDMPKNFQTSQYDEPIAFNGYLDVQLEDGEIFRVEIERAHMEEDTGKSTHVGGATGRIHGASHSLLDYNRAGIPLIEIVTKPIEGAGERAPEVAKAYVAELRELIKALGVSEARMDKGQMRCDVNLSLRPNGTEKFGTRSETKNVNSLRSVERAARFEIQRHAAVLSSGGTIVQETRHFHEDDGSTTSGRIKDNAEDYRYFPEPDLVPVAPAREWVEELRKGLPELPRVRRNRLREEWGVSEHDMQSILNAGAVDPIVATIEAGADAAAARKWWMGELARNANEQGVALDELPVTPAQVARVAALVAAGDLNDKLARQVIEGVLAGEGDPDTVVEKRGLKVVSDEGALGAAVDEAIAGNAAIADKIRGGKVQAVGALVGAVMKTTRGQADAARVKELILEKLGVSEG, from the coding sequence GTGACCGTCACTGAACTCCTGTCGTACGACGCGGCGCTCGCCGCCTACGACCCCGTCATGGGCCTTGAGGTCCATGTCGAGCTCGGCACGAAGACCAAGATGTTCTGCGGGTGCTCCACCGAGCTGGGCGCCGAGCCCAACTCGCAGACGTGCCCCACCTGCCTGGGCCTGCCCGGCTCGCTGCCGGTCGTCAACGCCATCGGCGTCGAGTCGGCCATCAAGATCGGCCTCGCGCTGAACTGCGAGATCGCCGAGTGGTGCCGCTTCGCCCGGAAGAACTACTTCTATCCGGACATGCCGAAGAACTTCCAGACCTCGCAGTACGACGAGCCGATCGCCTTCAACGGCTATCTGGACGTCCAGCTGGAGGACGGCGAGATCTTCCGCGTGGAGATCGAGCGCGCCCACATGGAGGAGGACACCGGTAAGTCGACGCACGTCGGCGGTGCCACCGGCCGCATCCACGGCGCCTCGCACTCGCTCCTGGACTACAACCGCGCGGGCATCCCGCTCATCGAGATCGTCACCAAGCCGATCGAGGGCGCGGGCGAGCGGGCCCCCGAGGTCGCCAAGGCGTACGTCGCCGAGCTGCGCGAGCTCATCAAGGCGCTCGGCGTCTCCGAGGCCCGGATGGACAAGGGCCAGATGCGCTGCGACGTGAACCTGTCGCTGCGCCCCAACGGGACCGAGAAGTTCGGCACCCGCAGCGAGACGAAGAACGTCAACTCGCTGCGCTCGGTCGAGCGCGCGGCCCGCTTCGAGATCCAGCGCCACGCGGCGGTGCTCTCGTCCGGCGGCACGATCGTGCAGGAGACCCGTCACTTCCACGAGGACGACGGCTCCACCACCTCGGGCCGCATCAAGGACAACGCCGAGGACTACCGGTACTTCCCGGAGCCCGACCTCGTCCCGGTCGCCCCGGCCCGCGAATGGGTCGAGGAGCTCCGCAAGGGGCTGCCCGAGCTGCCCCGGGTGCGCCGCAACCGGCTCCGCGAGGAGTGGGGCGTCTCCGAGCACGACATGCAGTCGATCCTCAACGCGGGCGCGGTCGACCCGATCGTCGCCACCATCGAGGCGGGCGCGGACGCCGCGGCCGCCCGCAAGTGGTGGATGGGCGAGCTGGCCCGTAACGCCAACGAGCAGGGCGTGGCCCTGGACGAGCTGCCCGTGACCCCGGCGCAGGTCGCCCGGGTGGCGGCGCTCGTGGCCGCGGGCGACCTCAACGACAAGCTGGCACGCCAGGTCATCGAGGGCGTCCTCGCGGGCGAGGGCGACCCGGACACGGTCGTCGAGAAGCGCGGCCTGAAGGTCGTCTCGGACGAGGGCGCGCTCGGCGCGGCCGTCGACGAGGCCATCGCGGGCAACGCGGCCATCGCGGACAAGATCCGCGGCGGCAAGGTGCAGGCCGTCGGCGCCCTGGTCGGCGCGGTCATGAAGACCACCCGCGGCCAGGCGGACGCGGCCCGCGTCAAGGAGCTCATCCTGGAGAAGCTGGGCGTCAGCGAGGGCTGA
- a CDS encoding GNAT family N-acetyltransferase: MFAISLGDDGAELRPLEPHHAEEYLAHIDRGRDFIGQFIMLAEVSKDLESARAFLQGYADKAAADTGRLYGIWSGGTLVGGVLFRTFDARLGTAEAGCWLEESAVGRGLVTRAVRVLIDWAVEERGIERVEWLAASGNTASINVAKRLGMSRDGVLRSNYPYRGVRQDTEVWSVLAAEWRDARRAREER, translated from the coding sequence ATGTTCGCGATATCGCTGGGGGACGACGGCGCGGAGCTGCGGCCGCTGGAGCCGCACCACGCCGAGGAGTACCTTGCGCACATCGACCGGGGGCGTGACTTCATCGGGCAGTTCATCATGCTCGCCGAGGTGAGCAAGGACCTGGAGTCGGCGAGGGCGTTCCTCCAGGGGTACGCGGACAAGGCGGCCGCCGACACCGGGCGCCTCTACGGCATCTGGTCCGGCGGCACGCTCGTCGGCGGCGTCCTCTTCCGGACGTTCGACGCCCGGCTCGGCACCGCGGAGGCGGGCTGCTGGCTGGAGGAGTCGGCGGTCGGGCGCGGGCTCGTCACCCGCGCGGTCCGGGTGCTGATCGACTGGGCCGTCGAGGAGCGCGGGATCGAGCGCGTGGAGTGGCTGGCCGCCTCCGGGAACACCGCCAGCATCAACGTGGCCAAGCGGCTGGGGATGTCGCGGGACGGGGTGCTGCGGTCGAACTACCCGTACCGGGGTGTACGGCAGGACACCGAGGTGTGGTCGGTGCTGGCGGCGGAGTGGCGGGACGCGCGTCGTGCGCGTGAGGAGCGGTGA
- the gatC gene encoding Asp-tRNA(Asn)/Glu-tRNA(Gln) amidotransferase subunit GatC, with amino-acid sequence MPGITREEVAHLARLARLELKSEELDHFAGQLDDIIGAVARVSEVADQDVPPTSHPLPLTNVMRADEVRPSLTPEQALSGAPAQEQQRFKVPQILGED; translated from the coding sequence ATGCCTGGCATTACGCGCGAGGAGGTCGCCCACCTCGCCCGGCTGGCGCGTCTGGAGCTGAAGAGCGAAGAGCTGGACCACTTCGCCGGACAGCTCGACGACATCATCGGCGCGGTCGCCCGCGTCTCCGAGGTCGCCGACCAAGACGTACCCCCGACCTCCCACCCGCTGCCGCTGACCAACGTCATGCGCGCGGACGAGGTCCGTCCGTCGCTCACCCCCGAGCAGGCGCTCTCCGGCGCCCCGGCCCAGGAGCAGCAGCGTTTCAAGGTGCCGCAGATCCTGGGGGAGGACTAA
- a CDS encoding bifunctional diguanylate cyclase/phosphodiesterase, which produces MKPTESTAPAARLRGFAGFSSRLTAGVLGTAAFALAVGFYRALDTGDALFPGSTTGWALAVLTGIIVGHLVALGRDRWWGGTGSGAALTLAVLLLYGWVPAGLVSMAVVVLVGAARRHRWRQGVLHGAVDILGIGAAALVLAVFGHHPSVRSPWWPTEWTVSSAPVVVLAAGTYLVVTRILLWYALAPRGGGLPTVARTALLRQGLVAVALLGIAPLICVVAMALPVLLPLFAVPLIALDSTLWIARARAEEQLRDPLTGLPNRQWLLERTWAALEEAEGPGNRAALVLIDMDRFRSVNDTLGHLAGDRLLLQIAERLRLALPRGAEAARLGGDEFAVLLPVADSATSTMRIARGLVAELSSPLDLDGLTLVLEASAGVAVYPDHALDAEGLLRRADVAMYQAKRDRTGVEVYESKRDSNTPDRLGLLGDLRRALDAGDVELHYQPKVRFDGQVAGLEALVRWVHPERGRVPPDEFIAIAESSGLMPHLTEYVLETALAQVARWRAQGLTVPVAVNVSPRDVHTPGFAGAVAARLARHGVPAGALQLEITEHVLLEDPQRAADTLAGLTGHGVKMSLDDFGTGYSSLVHLRRLPVSELKIDRSFVARLAVDNEDAEIVRCTLDLAHSLGLLVVAEGVEDDETWERLRDLGCDAVQGWLVAAAMPPAEATAWLLARGSRGWQRPADLEAAARSAAAAEEPSGTPVQ; this is translated from the coding sequence ATGAAACCGACCGAGAGCACCGCCCCGGCCGCACGGCTGCGCGGGTTCGCGGGATTCTCCTCCAGGCTGACCGCCGGCGTCCTCGGGACCGCCGCTTTCGCCCTGGCCGTGGGGTTCTACCGGGCCCTCGACACGGGCGACGCCCTCTTCCCCGGCTCCACCACGGGCTGGGCGCTGGCCGTCCTCACCGGGATCATCGTGGGTCATCTGGTCGCGCTCGGGCGCGACCGCTGGTGGGGCGGCACCGGCTCCGGCGCCGCCCTCACCCTCGCCGTGCTGCTCCTGTACGGCTGGGTGCCGGCCGGGCTCGTCTCCATGGCGGTGGTGGTGCTGGTCGGCGCGGCCCGCCGGCACCGCTGGCGCCAGGGCGTGCTGCACGGCGCGGTCGACATCCTCGGCATCGGCGCGGCCGCGCTGGTGCTCGCGGTCTTCGGCCACCATCCCAGCGTCCGCTCACCCTGGTGGCCCACCGAGTGGACCGTCTCCTCGGCCCCGGTGGTGGTCCTGGCCGCCGGAACGTATCTGGTGGTCACCCGGATACTGCTCTGGTACGCGCTGGCGCCGCGCGGCGGCGGACTGCCCACGGTCGCCCGGACGGCCCTGCTGCGGCAGGGCCTCGTCGCGGTCGCCCTGCTCGGCATCGCCCCGCTCATCTGCGTGGTCGCGATGGCCCTGCCGGTCCTGCTGCCGCTCTTCGCGGTCCCGCTGATCGCCCTCGACTCCACGCTGTGGATCGCCCGCGCCCGCGCCGAGGAGCAGCTGCGCGACCCGCTCACCGGGCTGCCCAACCGCCAGTGGCTCCTGGAGCGCACCTGGGCGGCCCTGGAGGAGGCCGAGGGCCCCGGCAACCGGGCCGCCCTCGTCCTGATCGACATGGATCGGTTCCGCTCGGTCAACGACACCCTCGGCCACCTCGCCGGGGACCGGCTGCTCCTCCAGATAGCCGAACGGCTGCGGCTCGCCCTGCCGCGCGGCGCCGAGGCGGCCCGGCTCGGCGGCGACGAGTTCGCCGTCCTGCTGCCCGTGGCGGACTCCGCGACCAGCACCATGCGGATAGCCCGCGGCCTGGTCGCCGAGCTCTCCTCGCCGCTCGACCTGGACGGGCTCACGCTGGTCCTGGAGGCCAGCGCGGGCGTCGCCGTCTACCCCGACCACGCGCTGGACGCGGAAGGCCTGCTGCGCCGGGCGGACGTGGCGATGTACCAGGCCAAGCGGGACCGCACGGGCGTGGAGGTGTACGAGTCGAAGCGGGACTCCAACACCCCCGACCGGCTGGGCCTGTTGGGCGATCTGCGGCGCGCGCTCGACGCGGGCGACGTGGAGCTCCACTACCAGCCCAAGGTCCGCTTCGACGGCCAGGTGGCCGGGCTCGAGGCCCTGGTGCGCTGGGTGCACCCGGAGCGCGGCCGGGTCCCTCCCGACGAGTTCATCGCCATCGCGGAGTCCTCGGGCCTGATGCCGCACCTGACCGAGTACGTCCTGGAGACCGCGCTCGCCCAGGTCGCCCGGTGGCGGGCGCAGGGGCTCACCGTCCCGGTCGCGGTCAACGTGTCGCCGCGCGACGTCCACACCCCGGGCTTCGCGGGTGCGGTGGCGGCCCGCCTCGCCCGGCACGGGGTCCCGGCGGGCGCCCTCCAGCTGGAGATAACCGAGCACGTCCTCCTGGAGGACCCGCAGCGGGCCGCCGACACCCTGGCGGGCCTGACCGGCCACGGCGTGAAGATGTCCCTGGACGACTTCGGCACCGGGTACTCGTCGCTGGTGCACCTGCGCCGGCTGCCGGTCAGCGAGCTCAAGATCGACCGCTCCTTCGTGGCCCGCCTCGCCGTCGACAACGAGGACGCCGAGATCGTCCGCTGCACCCTCGACCTCGCCCACTCGCTCGGTCTGCTCGTCGTCGCCGAGGGCGTCGAGGACGACGAGACCTGGGAGCGGCTGCGCGACCTGGGGTGCGACGCCGTCCAGGGCTGGCTGGTCGCCGCCGCGATGCCGCCCGCCGAGGCCACCGCCTGGCTGCTCGCCCGCGGTTCACGCGGCTGGCAGCGCCCCGCCGACCTGGAGGCGGCGGCCAGGTCCGCCGCCGCGGCCGAGGAGCCGTCGGGCACGCCGGTCCAGTGA
- a CDS encoding phosphocholine-specific phospholipase C — translation MTPLSRRAFVGASAATAAAAAVGLPEAAATAAHPQGSVEDVKHVVILMQENRSFDHYFGTLSGVRGFDDRQALTLPGGDSVFRQPSPGRADGFVLPFRMDTTKYNAQNAGGLPHDWGTGHTAINGGAMNKWVAAKGERTMGYFTREDIPYQYALADAFTLCDGYFCSQAGPTDPNRLYLWSGTCGPGKDGTTGPWTDNTPVTDNPVADWTTYAERLQTAGVSWRVYHNPGKDDRTGDYDDNGLSYFKQFHAFPEDDPRYVNAMTKFDLTAFDRHCKDGTLPTVSWLVAPYLFCEHPAASPDYGAHWVNTALQSLFANPEVWKHTVFLLMYDENDGYFDHVPPPFPEPGTPDEFAGGRPIGLGNRVPLWAISPWSRGGWVNSQVFDHTSVLRFLEVVTGVREPNISDWRRAVCGDLTSCFDFTHPDYSIPELPDTTALMAKADAGNALPAVRLPGNGAQSMATQEPGTRPHRPLPYRPWADVSVDRVSGKVTCTLANHGSETFHFLVLPNALKPFTGTPFTVAPGARATYVWDTAGTDGRYDFAVHGADGFLRRFSGTVLRAGREAGAAVPSATAALRGTRPEHASVELRFANSGDTATAFTVTADDDARGARTVWVGPHGHGSLNCRVLKGRYDVTVTSDAGTRFVQRYAGTVHAG, via the coding sequence ATGACTCCGCTGAGCCGCCGCGCCTTCGTGGGCGCGTCCGCCGCGACCGCCGCCGCCGCTGCCGTCGGCCTGCCCGAAGCCGCCGCCACCGCGGCGCATCCCCAGGGCAGCGTCGAGGACGTGAAGCACGTAGTGATCCTCATGCAGGAGAACCGCAGCTTCGACCACTACTTCGGCACCCTCTCCGGCGTCCGCGGCTTCGACGACCGCCAGGCGCTGACCCTCCCCGGCGGCGACTCCGTCTTCCGCCAGCCGAGCCCGGGCCGCGCCGACGGCTTCGTCCTGCCGTTCCGGATGGACACCACCAAGTACAACGCGCAGAACGCGGGCGGCCTGCCGCACGACTGGGGCACCGGCCACACCGCGATCAACGGCGGCGCGATGAACAAGTGGGTCGCCGCCAAGGGCGAGCGCACCATGGGTTACTTCACCCGCGAGGACATCCCCTACCAGTACGCACTCGCCGACGCGTTCACGCTCTGCGACGGCTACTTCTGCTCGCAGGCCGGGCCCACCGACCCCAACCGGCTGTACCTGTGGTCGGGCACCTGCGGCCCCGGCAAGGACGGCACGACCGGCCCCTGGACGGACAACACCCCGGTCACCGACAACCCGGTCGCGGACTGGACGACGTACGCCGAGCGCCTCCAGACGGCCGGGGTGAGCTGGCGCGTCTACCACAACCCCGGCAAGGACGACCGGACCGGCGACTACGACGACAACGGGCTCTCGTACTTCAAGCAGTTCCACGCCTTCCCCGAGGACGACCCCCGGTACGTCAACGCGATGACGAAGTTCGACCTCACCGCGTTCGACCGGCACTGCAAGGACGGCACGCTGCCGACCGTGTCGTGGCTGGTGGCGCCGTACCTCTTCTGCGAACACCCGGCCGCCAGCCCCGACTACGGGGCGCACTGGGTGAACACCGCCCTCCAGTCGCTGTTCGCCAACCCCGAGGTGTGGAAGCACACGGTCTTCCTGCTCATGTACGACGAGAACGACGGCTACTTCGACCATGTGCCGCCGCCGTTCCCCGAGCCGGGCACTCCCGACGAGTTCGCCGGGGGGCGGCCCATCGGGCTCGGCAACCGGGTGCCGCTGTGGGCGATATCGCCCTGGTCGCGCGGTGGCTGGGTCAACTCTCAGGTGTTCGACCACACTTCGGTCCTGCGCTTCCTGGAGGTGGTCACCGGGGTGCGCGAGCCCAACATCTCGGACTGGCGCCGGGCCGTCTGCGGCGATCTGACCAGCTGCTTCGACTTCACCCACCCGGACTACTCGATTCCGGAGCTGCCCGACACCACGGCCCTGATGGCGAAGGCGGACGCGGGCAACGCGCTGCCCGCGGTGCGGCTGCCGGGCAACGGCGCCCAGTCCATGGCCACCCAGGAGCCGGGCACGCGCCCGCACCGCCCGCTGCCGTACCGCCCGTGGGCGGACGTCTCGGTGGACCGGGTCTCCGGCAAGGTCACCTGTACGCTCGCCAACCACGGGAGCGAGACCTTCCACTTCCTGGTGCTGCCGAACGCCCTGAAGCCCTTCACCGGCACGCCGTTCACGGTGGCTCCCGGGGCGCGCGCCACGTACGTCTGGGACACCGCCGGGACGGACGGCCGCTACGACTTCGCGGTGCACGGCGCGGACGGCTTCCTGCGGCGCTTCTCCGGCACCGTCCTGCGGGCGGGCCGCGAGGCGGGAGCGGCAGTGCCGTCGGCCACGGCGGCGCTGCGCGGCACCCGGCCGGAGCACGCCTCGGTGGAGCTGCGGTTCGCCAACTCCGGTGACACGGCGACCGCGTTCACCGTCACCGCCGACGACGACGCGCGGGGCGCGCGCACGGTCTGGGTGGGCCCGCACGGCCACGGCTCGCTCAACTGCCGTGTCCTGAAGGGCCGCTACGACGTTACGGTGACGTCGGACGCGGGCACCCGGTTCGTCCAGCGGTACGCGGGCACGGTCCACGCGGGCTGA
- the gatA gene encoding Asp-tRNA(Asn)/Glu-tRNA(Gln) amidotransferase subunit GatA: MTDIIKLTAAEIAARIASGELTAVEVTEAHLARIEAVDEKVHAFLHVDREGALAQARAVDAKRAAGEKLGPLAGVPLALKDIFTTEGIPTTVGSKILEGWIPPYDATLTKRLKAADVVILGKTNMDEFAMGSSTENSAYGPTGNPWDLTRIPGGSGGGSSAALASYEAPLAIGTDTGGSIRQPAAVTGTVGVKPTYGAVSRYGMVAFSSSLDQGGPCARTVLDAALLHEVIAGHDPLDSTSIDAPVPPVVEAARNGSVAGMRVGVVKQFSGEGYQAGVVQRFNESVELLKSLGAEIVELDCPSFDLALSAYYLIAPSECSSNLARFDAMRYGLRVGDDGTKSAEDVTALTREAGFGDEVKRRIILGTYALSSGYYDAYYGSAQKVRTLITRDFEKAFEQVDVIVSPTTPTTAFPIGERADDPMAMYLADLCTIPTNMAGNAAMSLPCGLAPEDGLPVGLQIIAPALKDDRLYKVGAAVEAAFVEKWGHPLLEEAPSL, encoded by the coding sequence ATGACGGACATCATCAAGCTCACCGCCGCCGAGATCGCCGCGAGGATCGCGTCCGGCGAGCTCACGGCCGTCGAGGTCACCGAGGCCCACCTGGCCCGCATCGAGGCCGTCGACGAGAAGGTGCACGCCTTCCTGCACGTCGACCGCGAGGGCGCGCTGGCGCAGGCCCGCGCCGTCGACGCCAAGCGCGCGGCGGGCGAGAAGCTCGGCCCGCTGGCCGGCGTCCCGCTGGCGCTGAAGGACATCTTCACCACCGAGGGCATTCCCACCACGGTCGGCTCGAAGATCCTCGAAGGCTGGATCCCGCCGTACGACGCCACGCTCACCAAGCGGCTGAAGGCCGCCGACGTGGTCATCCTCGGCAAGACCAACATGGACGAGTTCGCCATGGGGTCCTCCACCGAGAACAGCGCGTACGGCCCGACCGGCAACCCGTGGGACCTCACCCGGATCCCCGGCGGCTCCGGCGGCGGCTCCTCCGCGGCGCTCGCCTCCTACGAGGCCCCGCTCGCCATCGGCACGGACACCGGCGGCTCCATCCGCCAGCCCGCCGCCGTCACCGGCACCGTCGGCGTCAAGCCGACCTACGGCGCGGTCTCCCGCTACGGCATGGTCGCCTTCTCGTCCTCCCTCGACCAGGGCGGGCCCTGCGCCCGTACGGTCCTGGACGCGGCGCTGCTGCACGAGGTCATCGCCGGGCACGACCCGCTCGACTCGACCTCCATCGACGCGCCGGTCCCGCCGGTCGTCGAGGCCGCCCGCAACGGCTCGGTGGCCGGGATGCGCGTCGGCGTCGTCAAGCAGTTCTCCGGCGAGGGCTACCAGGCCGGCGTCGTCCAGCGCTTCAACGAGTCGGTCGAGCTGCTCAAGTCGCTCGGCGCCGAGATCGTCGAGCTGGACTGCCCGTCCTTCGACCTGGCGCTCTCCGCGTACTACCTGATCGCGCCCTCGGAGTGCTCCTCCAACCTGGCCCGCTTCGACGCCATGCGCTACGGCCTGCGGGTCGGCGACGACGGCACGAAGTCGGCCGAGGACGTCACCGCGCTCACCCGCGAGGCGGGCTTCGGCGACGAGGTCAAGCGCCGCATCATCCTCGGTACGTACGCGCTGAGCTCCGGCTACTACGACGCGTACTACGGCAGCGCCCAGAAGGTCCGCACGCTCATCACGCGGGACTTCGAGAAGGCCTTCGAGCAGGTCGACGTGATCGTCTCCCCGACGACCCCGACCACCGCCTTCCCGATCGGCGAGCGCGCCGACGACCCGATGGCGATGTACCTCGCGGACCTGTGCACCATCCCGACCAACATGGCGGGCAACGCCGCCATGTCGCTGCCCTGCGGCCTCGCGCCGGAGGACGGTCTGCCGGTCGGCCTGCAGATCATCGCCCCCGCCCTGAAGGACGACCGCCTGTACAAGGTGGGAGCCGCCGTCGAGGCCGCCTTCGTGGAAAAGTGGGGGCACCCGCTGCTTGAGGAGGCTCCGTCGCTGTGA
- a CDS encoding MMPL family transporter produces the protein MAAIARWCIRHRLVAVLLWLLAFGGATAATAVAGSAYSNDYEVPGTESGRATALLDAGFHGGLGGDTDTVVWRTDTGSVRAPDVQQRLSKALGAVAKLPGVASVTSPYGRDGGAQISADGHTAYAWVAFDRPADEIPEAQARAVVDTARAASADGLQVAVGGSAAALTETGSAHLSEIVGVVVAAVVLFLAFGSLAASILPIVTAVVSVGTAYAGIGLLSHAMTVADFAPMLGLLIGLGVGIDYALFIVTRHRRGLRQGLSVDEAATRAVATTGRAVVFAGATVCIALLGMLILRLGFLNGVAVAASLTVVLTVAASVTLLPALLSLIGTRALSRRERRRLAEHGPQPEPPTGFAARWSAFVERRPKLLGSVAAAVMLVLALPTLSLHLGTSDQGNNPAKSTTRTAYDLLADGFGPGVNGPLTLAAKLDGADDRLAMERLPDVLRSSRGVASVSPVTYNASGDTAVLTVVPDSAPQSQHTSALVDRLRHEVLPGAEKGTSLDVHVGGVTASYDDFAGVIVGKLPLFIGVVIALGCVLLLLAFRSLGIPLKAAAMNVAAVASAFGIVVAVFQWGWGSELLGLGASGPIEPFLPVIMVSVLFGLSMDYQVFLVSRMYEEWLETGDNRRAVRVGLAETSRVINSAAVIMISVFLAFVLSGERVIAMFGIGLAAAVALDAFVLRTLLVPALMHLLGGANWWLPGWLDRRLPRISIEPPECRRATIPVQRASEPVDELVG, from the coding sequence TTGGCAGCCATCGCACGGTGGTGCATCAGGCACCGCCTCGTCGCCGTCCTGCTCTGGCTCCTCGCGTTCGGCGGCGCCACGGCCGCCACCGCCGTCGCCGGCTCCGCGTACTCCAACGACTACGAGGTCCCGGGCACCGAGTCCGGCCGCGCCACCGCCCTGCTCGACGCCGGATTCCACGGCGGCCTCGGCGGCGACACCGACACGGTCGTCTGGCGCACCGACACCGGATCCGTGCGCGCCCCCGACGTACAGCAGCGCCTGTCCAAGGCCCTCGGCGCGGTCGCGAAGCTCCCCGGCGTGGCCTCCGTGACCAGCCCGTACGGCCGTGACGGCGGCGCGCAGATCAGCGCCGACGGGCACACCGCCTACGCCTGGGTCGCCTTCGACCGGCCCGCCGACGAGATCCCCGAGGCCCAGGCGCGGGCCGTCGTCGACACCGCGAGAGCCGCCTCCGCGGACGGACTCCAGGTCGCGGTCGGCGGCAGCGCCGCCGCGCTCACCGAGACCGGCTCCGCGCACCTCAGCGAGATCGTCGGGGTGGTCGTCGCGGCCGTCGTCCTCTTCCTCGCCTTCGGCTCGCTCGCCGCCAGCATCCTGCCCATCGTCACCGCGGTGGTCTCCGTCGGCACCGCGTACGCCGGCATAGGCCTGCTGAGCCATGCCATGACCGTCGCCGACTTCGCGCCCATGCTCGGCCTGCTCATCGGGCTCGGCGTCGGCATCGACTACGCGCTGTTCATCGTCACCCGGCACCGCCGCGGCCTGCGCCAAGGGCTCTCCGTCGACGAGGCCGCGACCCGGGCCGTGGCGACGACCGGGCGGGCCGTGGTCTTCGCGGGCGCGACCGTCTGCATCGCGCTGCTCGGCATGCTCATCCTGCGGCTCGGCTTCCTCAACGGGGTCGCCGTCGCGGCCTCGCTGACCGTCGTGCTCACTGTCGCCGCGTCCGTGACGCTGCTGCCCGCGCTGCTCTCCCTCATCGGGACGCGGGCGCTCAGCCGCCGCGAGCGGCGCCGGCTCGCGGAGCACGGGCCGCAGCCCGAGCCGCCCACCGGCTTCGCGGCCCGCTGGTCCGCCTTCGTCGAGCGCCGCCCCAAGCTGCTCGGCTCGGTCGCCGCCGCGGTGATGCTGGTGCTAGCCCTGCCCACGCTCTCGCTCCACCTGGGCACCTCCGACCAGGGCAACAACCCGGCGAAGTCCACCACCCGCACCGCCTACGACCTGCTCGCCGACGGCTTCGGACCCGGCGTCAACGGGCCGCTCACCCTCGCCGCGAAGCTCGACGGCGCCGACGACCGGCTCGCCATGGAGCGGCTGCCCGACGTACTGCGGTCGAGCCGGGGCGTCGCCTCGGTGAGCCCGGTGACGTACAACGCCAGCGGGGACACGGCCGTCCTCACCGTGGTGCCGGACTCGGCGCCGCAGTCCCAGCACACCAGCGCCCTAGTCGACCGGCTGCGCCACGAGGTGCTGCCGGGCGCCGAGAAGGGCACCTCGCTCGACGTCCACGTGGGCGGCGTGACCGCGAGCTACGACGATTTCGCGGGAGTGATCGTCGGGAAGCTGCCGCTCTTCATCGGCGTGGTGATCGCCCTCGGCTGCGTCCTGCTGCTGCTCGCCTTCCGCTCGCTCGGCATCCCGCTCAAGGCCGCCGCGATGAACGTGGCGGCGGTGGCCTCCGCGTTCGGGATCGTCGTCGCGGTCTTCCAGTGGGGGTGGGGGAGCGAGCTGCTGGGCCTGGGGGCGTCCGGCCCGATCGAGCCCTTCCTGCCGGTGATCATGGTGTCGGTGCTCTTCGGGCTCTCCATGGACTACCAGGTGTTCCTGGTCAGCCGGATGTACGAGGAGTGGCTGGAGACCGGCGACAACCGGCGCGCGGTCCGGGTCGGCCTCGCCGAGACCAGCCGGGTGATCAACTCGGCCGCGGTGATCATGATTTCGGTCTTCCTGGCGTTCGTGCTCAGCGGCGAGCGGGTGATCGCGATGTTCGGCATCGGCCTCGCGGCGGCCGTCGCCCTCGACGCGTTCGTCCTGCGCACCCTGCTCGTACCGGCCCTGATGCACCTGCTCGGGGGCGCCAACTGGTGGCTGCCCGGCTGGCTGGACCGGCGGCTTCCGCGGATCAGCATCGAACCGCCCGAGTGCCGCCGTGCGACGATTCCCGTGCAGCGCGCGAGCGAGCCGGTCGACGAGCTCGTGGGCTAG